The Cricetulus griseus strain 17A/GY chromosome 9, alternate assembly CriGri-PICRH-1.0, whole genome shotgun sequence genome has a segment encoding these proteins:
- the Arhgap35 gene encoding rho GTPase-activating protein 35 isoform X2 → MMMARKQDVRIPTYNISVVGLSGTEKEKGQCGIGKSCLCNRFVRPSADDFHLDHTSVLSTSDFGGRVVNNDHFLYWGEVSRSLEDCVECKMHIVEQTEFIDDQTFQPHRSTALQPYIKRAAATKLASAEKLMYFCTDQLGLEQDFEQKQMPDGKLLVDGFLLGIDVSRGMNRNFDDQLKFVSNLYNQLAKTKKPIVVVLTKCDEGVERYIRDAHTFALSKKNLQVVETSARSNVNVDLAFSTLVQLIDKSRGKTKIIPYFEALKQQSQQIATAKDKYEWLVSRIVKNHNENWLNVSRKMQASPEYQDYVYLEGTQKAKKLFLQHIHRLKHEHIERRRKLYLAALPLAFEALIPNLDEVDHLSCIKAKKLLETKPEFLKWFVVLEETPWDATSHIDNMENERIPFDLMDTVPAEQLYETHLEKLRNERKRAEMRKAFKENLETSPFITPGKPWEEARSFIMNEDFYQWLEESVYMDIYGKHQKQIIDRAKEEFQELLLEYSELFYELELDAKPSKEKMGVIQDVLGEEQRFKALQKLQAERDALILKHIHFVYHPTKETCPSCPACVDAKIEHLISCRFIRPSDRNQKNSLSDPSIDRINLVILGKDGLARELANEIRALCTNDDKYVIDGKMYELSLRPIEGNVRLPVNSFQTPTFQPHGCLCLYNSKESLSYVVESIEKSRESTLGRRDNHLVHLPLTLILVNKRGDTSGETLHSLIQQGQQIASKLQCVFLDPASAGIGYGRNINEKQISQVLKGLLDSKRNLNLVSSTASIKDLADVDLRIVMCLMCGDPFSADDILSPVLQSQTCKSSHCGSSNSVLLELPIGLHKKRIELSVLSYHSSFSIRKSRLVHGYIVFYSAKRKASLAMLRAFLCEVQDIIPIQLVALTDGAIDVLDNDLSREQLTEGEEIAQEIDGRFTGIPCSQPQHKLEIFHPFFKDVVEKKNIIEATHMYDNVAEACSTTEEVFNSPRAGSPLCNSNLQDSEEDVEPPSYHLFREDATVPSLSKDHSKFSMELEGNDGLSFIMSNFESKLNNKVPPPVKPKPPVHFEITKDLSYLDQGHREGQRKSVSSSPWLPQDGFDPSDYAEPMDAVVKPRNEEENIYSVPHDSTQGKIITIRNINKAQSNGSGNGSDSEMDTSSLERGRKVSAVSKPVLYRTRCTRLGRFASYRTSFSVGSDDELGPIRKKEEDQASQGYKGDNAVIPYETDEDPRRRNILRSLRRNTKKPKPKPRPSITKATWESNYFGVPLTTVVTPEKPIPIFIERCIEYIEATGIYLPKRNKNICSPRLRRHSL, encoded by the exons ATGATGATGGCAAGAAAGCAAGATGTTCGAATCCCCACCTACAACATCAGCGTGGTGGGATTGTCCGGGACTGAGAAGGAGAAAGGCCAGTGCGGCATTGGGAAGTCTTGTCTGTGTAACCGCTTCGTGCGCCCAAGTGCCGATGATTTTCACCTGGACCACACTTCTGTCCTCAGCACTAGTGACTTTGGTGGGCGGGTGGTCAATAATGACCACTTTCTCTACTGGGGAGAAGTTAGCCGCTCCCTGGAGGACTGTGTGGAATGTAAGATGCACATTGTGGAGCAGACTGAGTTCATTGATGATCAGACTTTTCAACCTCATCGAAGCACGGCCCTGCAGCCCTACATCAAGAGAGCTGCGGCCACCAAGCTCGCATCAGCTGAAAAACTCATGTATTTTTGCACTGACCAGCTGGGGCTGGAGCAGGACTTTGAGCAGAAGCAGATGCCCGATGGAAAGCTGCTGGTCGACGGTTTCCTTCTGGGCATCGATGTTAGCAGGGGCATGAACAGGAACTTCGATGACCAGCTCAAGTTTGTTTCTAATCTCTACAATCagcttgcaaaaacaaaaaagcccataGTGGTGGTCCTGACTAAGTGTGACGAGGGTGTTGAGCGGTACATTAGAGATGCACATACTTTTGCCTTAAGCAAAAAGAACCTCCAGGTTGTAGAGACCTCGGCAAGATCCAATGTGAATGTGGACTTGGCTTTCAGTACTTTAGTGCAACTCATTGATAAGAGTCGAGGGAAGACAAAAATCATTCCTTACTTTGAAGCTCTCAAGCAACAGAGTCAGCAAATAGCTACAGCAAAGGACAAGTATGAGTGGTTGGTGAGCCGCATTGTGAAAAACCACAATGAGAACTGGCTGAATGTCAGCCGAAAGATGCAGGCCTCCCCTGAGTACCAGGACTACGTCTACCTGGAAGGGACACAAAAGGCCAAGAAGCTCTTCCTGCAGCACATCCACCGCCTCAAGCATGAGCATATTGAGCGCCGCAGAAAGCTATACCTGGCAGCCCTGCCGTTGGCTTTTGAAGCCCTCATCCCTAACCTAGATGAAGTAGACCACCTGAGCTGCATTAAAGCCAAAAAGCTCTTAGAGACCAAGCCTGAGTTCTTAAAGTGGTTTGTTGTGCTTGAAGAGACCCCATGGGACGCCACCAGCCACATTGACAACATGGAAAATGAGCGGATTCCCTTTGACTTGATGGATACTGTCCCTGCCGAGCAGCTGTATGAGACCCACTTGGAGAAGCTGaggaatgagaggaagagagCTGAGATGCGAAAGGCATTCAAAGAAAACCTGGAGACCTCTCCTTTCATAACTCCCGGGAAACCTTGGGAAGAGGCTCGTAGTTTTATTATGAATGAAGACTTTTACCAGTGGCTGGAGGAGTCTGTGTACATGGACATCTACGGCAAGCACCAGAAGCAGATTATAGACCGAGCAAAGGAAGAGTTCCAGGAGTTGCTTTTGGAGTACTCAGAATTGTTTTATGAGCTGGAGCTGGATGCCAAACCCAGCAAGGAAAAGATGGGTGTCATCCAGGATGTTTTGGGGGAAGAGCAGCGATTTAAGGCATTGCAGAAGCTCCAAGCAGAGCGTGATGCCCTCATTCTGAAGCACATTCATTTTGTGTACCACCCCACGAAGGAGACATGCCCCAGCTGCCCAGCTTGTGTGGATGCTAAGATAGAGCACCTGATTAGTTGTCGCTTCATCAGACCATCCGATAGGAATCAGAAAAACTCTCTGTCTGACCCCAGTATTGATAGGATCAATTTGGTTATCTTAGGCAAAGATGGCCTTGCCCGAGAGTTAGCCAATGAAATTAGAGCTCTTTGtacaaatgatgacaaatatgTGATAGACGGTAAAATGTATGAGCTGTCCCTGAGGCCAATAGAGGGGAATGTCAGGCTTCCTGTGAACTCTTTCCAGACACCAACCTTCCAACCCCatggctgcctctgcctttacAATTCAAAGGAGTCACTGTCCTACGTGGTGGAGAGTatagagaagagcagagagtcCACGCTAGGCAGGCGGGATAATCACTTAGTTCACCTCCCCTTGACCTTAATTCTAGTTAACAAGAGAGGGGACACAAGTGGAGAGACTCTGCACAGCTTAATACAACAAGGCCAGCAGATTGCTAGCAAACTGCAGTGTGTCTTTCTGGACCCTGCTTCTGCTGGCATTGGTTACGGACGCAACATTAACGAGAAGCAGATCAGTCAAGTTCTGAAGGGACTCCTGGATTCTAAGCGCAACTTAAACCTGGTCAGCTCCACTGCTAGTATCAAGGACTTGGCTGATGTGGACCTTCGAATTGTCATGTGTCTGATGTGTGGTGATCCCTTTAGTGCAGATGACATACTCTCTCCTGTCCTGCAGTCCCAAACCTGTAAATCTTCCCACTGTGGGAGCAGCAACTCTGTTTTACTTGAACTTCCGATTGGACTACACAAGAAGCGCATTGAGCTGTCTGTTCTTTCGTACCATTCCTCGTTCAGCATCCGAAAGAGCCGCTTGGTTCATGGGTACATTGTTTTTTATTCAGCCAAGCGTAAGGCCTCCTTGGCAATGTTACGTGCCTTTCTTTGTGAAGTGCAGGATATTATTCCCATCCAGCTTGTTGCACTCACTGATGGCGCTATAGATGTCCTGGACAATGACTTAAGTCGAGAGCAGCTGACAGAGGGGGAGGAAATTGCACAAGAAATTGATGGCAGGTTCACAGGCATCCCTTGTAGCCAACCCCAGCATAAACTTGAGATCTTTCACCCCTTTTTTAAAGACGTGgtggagaaaaagaacataatCGAGGCCACGCACATGTACGACAATGTTGCTGAGGCCTGCAGCACCACTGAAGAAGTGTTCAACTCCCCCAGGGCTGGGTCACCACTCTGCAACTCAAACTTGCAGGACTCAGAAGAAGACGTGGAGCCTCCATCATACCACCTGTTTCGGGAAGATGCGACAGTGCCCTCCCTGTCCAAAGACCATTCCAAGTTCTCTATGGAGCTGGAGGGAAATGACGGGCTGTCTTTCATAATGAGCAACTTTGAGAGTAAATTGAACAACAAAGTACCTCCACCAGTCAAACCAAAGCCTCCTGTCCATTTTGAGATCACAAAAGATCTGTCCTACTTAGACCAAGGCCAtcgggagggacagaggaagtcTGTGTCTTCTAGCCCCTGGCTGCCTCAGGACGGGTTTGATCCTTCTGACTACGCAGAGCCAATGGATGCCGTGGTCAAGCCAAGGAATGAGGAAGAAAACATCTATTCTGTGCCCCATGACAGCACCCAGGGCAAGATCATCACCATCCGGAACATCAACAAAGCCCAGTCCAATGGCAGTGGCAATGGTTCTGACAGTGAAATGGACACGAGCTCTCTAGAGCGAGGCCGCAAGGTATCCGCCGTGAGTAAGCCTGTGCTGTACAGGACGAGATGCACCCGGCTGGGGCGGTTTGCTAGTTACCGCACTAGCTTCAGTGTGGGGAGTGATGATGAGCTGGGACCCATCCGGAAGAAAGAGGAGGATCAGGCATCGCAGGGCTATAAAGGGGACAATGCTGTCATTCCATATGAAACAGATGAGGACCCCAGGAGGAGGAATATCCTTCGAAGTCTAAGGAGGAACACCAAG AAACCAAAGCCCAAACCCCGACCATCCATCACCAAGGCAACCTGGGAGAGTAACTATTTTGGGGTGCCCTTAACAACTGTGGTGACTCCAGAGAAGCCAATCCCCATTTTTATTGAAAGATGCATTGAGTACATTGAAGCCACAG